A region of Myxococcus stipitatus DSM 14675 DNA encodes the following proteins:
- a CDS encoding ATP-binding protein, with translation MKYLCISANPHHPVAEELRRQGQEVLVLGSAAEADAELVNGRADVLVVEAASLVQDARWLDTLRGRARPWEPLVLGLAERATDEDLSPLLSAGVDDFLVAPFPAEQVRARGVLLERRAALRRRNQSSQAAARGEMERLASIIQTQSDVALAGLDLAGVMRLLCERAQVLCGADGAAVALLDDGFVDYRVATGSLWPYKEFRLKMEGSLTGSSLQRGEVMRTDDTEEDARVNVRATRAVGARSMVCVPLWREARPVGALNLVSQRVNAFDDRDVRTLELMAGLLGAAMGNAAEVEARHALMDERAAALTALQESQALFAAFMNHSPAVAYMKEEGGRRIWVNQPYRRFFGLPDDASLDRLDDMNLMPETSAEHVRKEDQAVLDSGRPSVTEGMIPSPDGSDRHWLTYRFIVNEHSGRRLLGGVALDITDRKAMQAQLVVADRLAAVGTLAAGVAHEINNPLAFVLSNLSFLAVELQSVARELPLGRTSEMEEVLREAVDGAHRVRQIVRDLRTFSRGDDEAAAAVNLQAVLESAITMARGELKMRAQIIRDYRDVPPVEGNEGRFGQVFLNLLINAAHAIPEGKPESHQVRVVLRSTEDQVIVEVHDTGVGMAPEVRARIFDPFFTTKPVGEGTGLGLSICHGIVTGFGGEISVESEPGRGSVFRVTLPVGPRSRELGPPSPRLHLAG, from the coding sequence ATGAAGTACCTGTGCATCAGCGCCAACCCACACCACCCCGTGGCGGAGGAGCTTCGGCGTCAGGGCCAGGAAGTGCTCGTGCTCGGGAGTGCCGCGGAGGCGGACGCGGAGCTGGTGAATGGCCGGGCGGACGTGCTCGTCGTCGAGGCCGCGTCGCTGGTGCAGGACGCGCGCTGGCTGGACACCTTGCGAGGCCGCGCGCGGCCCTGGGAGCCGCTGGTGCTGGGCCTCGCCGAGCGCGCGACGGACGAGGACCTGTCGCCGCTGCTGTCCGCGGGCGTGGATGACTTCCTCGTCGCGCCATTCCCCGCCGAGCAGGTGCGCGCGCGCGGGGTGTTGTTGGAGCGGAGGGCCGCGCTGCGTCGGCGGAACCAGAGCTCGCAGGCGGCCGCGCGCGGAGAGATGGAGCGGCTGGCCTCCATCATCCAGACGCAGTCGGATGTGGCGCTGGCGGGGTTGGACCTGGCCGGGGTGATGCGCCTGCTGTGTGAGCGCGCGCAGGTGTTGTGCGGCGCGGATGGCGCGGCGGTGGCGCTGCTGGATGACGGGTTCGTGGACTACCGCGTGGCCACCGGCAGCCTGTGGCCGTACAAGGAGTTCCGGCTGAAGATGGAGGGGAGCCTCACGGGCTCCAGCCTCCAGCGCGGCGAGGTGATGCGCACCGACGACACCGAGGAGGACGCCCGCGTCAACGTGCGCGCCACGCGGGCGGTGGGCGCGCGCTCCATGGTGTGTGTGCCGCTGTGGCGGGAGGCTCGGCCGGTGGGCGCGCTGAACCTGGTCTCCCAGCGGGTGAATGCGTTCGACGACCGGGACGTGCGCACGCTGGAGCTGATGGCGGGGCTCCTGGGCGCGGCCATGGGCAACGCGGCGGAGGTGGAGGCTCGCCATGCGCTGATGGATGAGCGCGCCGCGGCGCTCACGGCCCTCCAGGAATCCCAGGCGCTGTTCGCCGCCTTCATGAATCACAGCCCCGCGGTGGCCTACATGAAGGAGGAGGGCGGCCGGCGCATCTGGGTGAACCAGCCCTACCGCCGCTTCTTCGGCCTGCCGGACGACGCGAGCCTGGACCGCCTGGACGACATGAACCTGATGCCGGAGACGTCCGCCGAGCATGTCCGGAAGGAGGACCAGGCGGTGCTCGACTCGGGGCGGCCCAGCGTGACGGAGGGGATGATTCCGTCGCCGGATGGGTCGGACCGGCACTGGCTCACGTATCGCTTCATCGTGAACGAGCACTCCGGGCGCAGGCTGCTGGGCGGCGTGGCGCTGGACATCACGGACCGCAAGGCGATGCAGGCGCAGCTCGTGGTGGCGGACCGCCTGGCCGCGGTGGGCACGCTGGCGGCGGGCGTGGCGCATGAAATCAACAACCCGCTCGCCTTCGTGCTCTCCAACCTGTCGTTCCTCGCCGTCGAGCTCCAATCCGTGGCGCGAGAGCTGCCCCTGGGGCGCACGTCCGAGATGGAGGAGGTGCTGCGCGAGGCGGTGGATGGCGCGCACCGCGTGCGGCAGATTGTGAGGGACTTGAGGACCTTCTCCCGGGGCGACGACGAGGCCGCCGCGGCCGTCAACCTCCAGGCCGTGCTGGAGTCCGCCATCACCATGGCGCGCGGGGAGCTGAAGATGCGCGCGCAGATCATCCGCGACTATCGCGACGTGCCACCGGTGGAGGGCAACGAGGGGCGCTTCGGGCAGGTGTTCCTCAACCTGCTCATCAACGCCGCGCACGCCATCCCCGAGGGCAAGCCGGAGAGCCACCAGGTGCGCGTCGTGCTGCGCTCCACGGAGGACCAGGTCATCGTGGAGGTCCATGACACGGGTGTGGGCATGGCGCCCGAAGTGCGCGCGCGCATCTTCGACCCGTTCTTCACCACCAAGCCCGTGGGCGAGGGCACCGGGCTGGGCCTGTCCATCTGCCACGGCATCGTCACGGGCTTCGGCGGGGAGATTTCGGTGGAGAGCGAGCCGGGTCGGGGCAGCGTCTTCCGCGTGACGCTGCCCGTGGGGCCGCGCTCGCGCGAGCTGGGCCCTCCGTCCCCGCGCCTGCACCTGGCGGGGTGA
- a CDS encoding phytanoyl-CoA dioxygenase family protein, with translation MLREDAKDLDIAQVLAHYAEHGYARLGRVLGEPGLEALRERADDLMLGRVVYPGMFFQPDATTGRYEDAPLGLGWQGPSLDYRKLEKLEKDPRFLAWMENPLFERLVHARIPGDVVLYRAILFHKGQAGGSNLPWHQDGGRLWGLTREPELQLWTALDDAPEDGGCLEVVPGSHLRGLVTELGGVIPPDAVEAEDAERRALSLPALAGEVILVHNHLWHRSGRGRPGLRRRAFSACYMSADTRCVRKKKAPRVFTPLFRTPRP, from the coding sequence ATGCTTCGTGAGGACGCGAAGGACCTCGACATCGCCCAGGTGCTCGCGCACTACGCTGAACACGGCTATGCCCGCCTGGGCAGAGTCCTGGGTGAACCAGGCCTGGAGGCGCTGCGCGAACGCGCGGACGACCTCATGCTCGGCCGGGTGGTGTATCCCGGCATGTTCTTCCAACCGGACGCGACCACGGGGCGCTACGAGGATGCCCCGCTGGGCCTCGGCTGGCAGGGCCCGTCGCTGGACTACCGCAAGCTGGAGAAGCTGGAGAAGGACCCGCGCTTCCTCGCGTGGATGGAGAACCCGCTGTTCGAGCGCCTCGTCCACGCGCGCATCCCGGGCGACGTCGTCCTGTATCGCGCCATCCTCTTCCACAAGGGCCAGGCTGGCGGCAGCAACCTGCCCTGGCACCAGGACGGCGGCCGGCTGTGGGGCCTCACCCGCGAGCCGGAGCTCCAACTGTGGACCGCGCTGGATGACGCCCCCGAGGACGGAGGCTGTCTGGAGGTCGTCCCCGGCAGTCACCTGCGAGGACTCGTGACGGAGCTGGGAGGCGTCATTCCTCCTGACGCGGTGGAGGCCGAGGACGCCGAGCGCCGCGCCCTCTCGCTCCCCGCGCTCGCCGGCGAGGTCATCCTGGTCCACAACCACCTGTGGCACCGCTCCGGCCGAGGTCGCCCCGGCCTCCGTCGCCGCGCCTTCTCCGCCTGCTACATGAGCGCGGACACGCGCTGCGTCCGCAAGAAGAAGGCGCCGCGCGTCTTCACGCCCCTGTTCCGGACGCCCCGCCCGTAA
- a CDS encoding ATPase, whose product MTLFRRPSPPTAGESSHDSSRSATPTESPSVPESSSPVLSAPPRPRMNPQGAGSGLPERRPMAPQRPAPPSSEDPEFPTERRSALSGGAPAERRPGPSQQGGSPSVIVSSSEQRRPPSASQAMSFPDRRPQAAAPGAPAGGQDRRVAPPASFAGGERRSAATGSRRALDANAGGADRFWPNQPRVLEDTGLTATFVEELVLKALFFAGEMRGMDLASRLQLPTSVVDDTIEGLRRQKYVDIRGGGSSGVGKSTMIYQLTPFVTDVLRQILERNRYNGPAPVSFQEYVAAVKKQTVRGNRITRSKMQDKFGDLIIRDYIYDGIGPAMNSGRAIFFYGPPGNGKTAICQGMVNCFDGDIFIPHAILIDDFVVKVFDANLHKPVEDDGTPYDRRWVRCRRPLVVVGGELTLEMLDLVYSPEVKYYEAPFQMKASNGMLLIDDFGRQKVSPRDLLNRWIVPLESDIDMLTLHTGKKLQVPFDVFAAFSTNLDPSALVDDAFLRRVRYKLEVQRPDEEQFHQIFEIMCRKRGVAYNANAIDYLIDAHYRPHNRPFAACQPRDLLDQVIDMSYYLGQEPRLDPALLDAAVHSYFVRFDRPVETTAASAS is encoded by the coding sequence ATGACCTTGTTCAGGAGGCCGTCCCCTCCGACGGCCGGCGAGTCGAGCCACGATTCGAGTCGCAGTGCCACCCCCACGGAGTCACCCTCCGTGCCGGAGTCGTCCAGCCCGGTCCTGAGTGCTCCTCCTCGCCCTCGGATGAACCCACAGGGCGCGGGCTCGGGACTCCCGGAGCGTCGCCCCATGGCCCCTCAGCGTCCCGCGCCCCCCTCGTCCGAGGATCCCGAGTTCCCCACCGAGCGCCGCAGCGCCCTGTCGGGTGGTGCCCCCGCGGAGCGCCGTCCCGGACCGTCGCAGCAGGGCGGGTCGCCCTCGGTCATCGTGTCGTCCTCGGAGCAGCGTCGTCCCCCGTCCGCCTCGCAGGCCATGAGCTTCCCGGATCGCCGTCCCCAGGCCGCCGCGCCGGGGGCTCCTGCTGGAGGGCAGGACCGCCGCGTGGCGCCCCCCGCGTCCTTCGCGGGAGGGGAGCGCCGCTCCGCCGCGACGGGCTCCCGACGGGCGCTGGATGCGAACGCGGGCGGCGCGGACCGCTTCTGGCCCAACCAGCCTCGTGTGCTGGAGGACACGGGCCTCACCGCCACGTTCGTGGAGGAGCTGGTCCTCAAGGCGCTCTTCTTCGCCGGTGAGATGCGCGGCATGGACCTGGCCAGCCGCCTCCAGCTCCCCACCTCCGTCGTCGACGACACCATCGAGGGCCTGCGCCGCCAGAAGTACGTGGACATCCGCGGCGGTGGCTCGTCCGGCGTGGGCAAGTCCACGATGATCTACCAGCTCACGCCCTTCGTGACGGACGTGCTGCGGCAGATCCTCGAGCGCAATCGCTACAACGGCCCCGCGCCCGTCTCCTTCCAGGAGTATGTCGCCGCGGTGAAGAAGCAGACGGTGCGAGGCAATCGCATCACCCGCTCGAAGATGCAGGACAAGTTCGGCGACCTCATCATCCGCGACTACATCTACGACGGCATCGGCCCGGCGATGAACTCCGGCCGCGCCATCTTCTTCTACGGACCCCCCGGCAATGGAAAGACAGCCATCTGCCAGGGAATGGTGAACTGCTTCGACGGGGACATCTTCATCCCCCACGCCATCCTCATCGACGACTTCGTGGTGAAGGTCTTCGACGCCAACCTCCACAAGCCCGTGGAGGATGACGGCACGCCCTATGACAGGCGTTGGGTGCGCTGCCGGCGGCCGCTCGTTGTCGTGGGCGGTGAGCTGACGCTGGAGATGCTCGACCTCGTCTACTCGCCGGAGGTGAAGTACTACGAGGCCCCGTTCCAGATGAAGGCCAGCAACGGGATGCTCCTCATCGACGACTTCGGCCGCCAGAAGGTGTCGCCTCGGGACCTGCTCAACCGGTGGATCGTCCCGCTGGAGAGCGACATCGACATGCTCACCCTGCACACCGGCAAGAAGCTGCAGGTGCCCTTCGACGTGTTCGCCGCCTTCTCCACCAACCTGGACCCCAGCGCCCTCGTGGACGACGCCTTCCTGCGCCGCGTCCGCTACAAGCTGGAGGTGCAGCGCCCGGACGAGGAGCAGTTCCACCAGATCTTCGAGATCATGTGCCGCAAGCGCGGCGTGGCCTACAACGCCAACGCCATCGACTACCTCATCGACGCGCACTACCGGCCGCACAACCGGCCCTTCGCGGCCTGCCAGCCTCGCGACCTGCTCGACCAGGTCATCGACATGTCCTACTACCTGGGCCAGGAGCCTCGGTTGGACCCGGCGCTGCTGGACGCCGCCGTGCACAGCTACTTCGTGCGCTTCGACCGGCCGGTGGAGACCACCGCGGCCTCCGCCTCCTGA
- a CDS encoding alpha/beta fold hydrolase: MPYRRITRHVVAPDGTRVAWHTHLGDLMEPAAEGVLRPRNTVLLTNGIGTSENFWRYIVTSLEQDHRVVHWHYRGHGGSEESRSGDYSVGTHVGDLERVTEEVMARGDGRPPHQVAFSMGVRVLLELYRRRPDLVPGMTLIAGPPGAPGSGYEGLAEWAMLSTVREVFRVLTPAVPVATPVVRAVLGSRFAYPLARAVGALRPRAPRDDIDEFLYALRTMSPKAYWYTLRGLAEGHAWDVLPSVRVPTFIIAARDDTLVPLREMIRMRDALPHARWLQVDDAGHAGLLEAGTEISDAVRSFLVNEHPRASERWSQVESLPSAPA, encoded by the coding sequence ATGCCTTATCGTCGCATCACGCGTCATGTCGTCGCCCCGGACGGAACTCGAGTCGCCTGGCACACCCACCTGGGTGACCTGATGGAGCCGGCCGCGGAAGGAGTGCTGAGGCCGCGCAACACGGTGCTCCTGACCAACGGCATCGGCACGTCGGAGAACTTCTGGCGCTACATCGTCACCAGCCTGGAGCAGGACCACCGGGTCGTGCACTGGCACTACCGGGGGCACGGCGGCAGCGAGGAGTCCCGGAGCGGCGACTACAGCGTCGGCACCCACGTGGGGGACCTGGAGCGCGTCACGGAGGAAGTGATGGCGCGGGGGGATGGCCGGCCTCCGCACCAGGTGGCGTTCTCCATGGGCGTGCGGGTGTTGCTGGAGCTGTATCGCCGCCGGCCGGACCTGGTGCCGGGGATGACGCTCATCGCGGGCCCGCCCGGCGCGCCCGGCTCGGGCTACGAGGGCCTGGCCGAGTGGGCCATGTTGTCCACGGTGCGAGAGGTCTTCCGGGTGCTGACGCCCGCGGTGCCGGTGGCCACGCCCGTGGTGCGCGCGGTGCTGGGCAGCCGCTTCGCCTATCCGCTGGCGCGCGCGGTGGGGGCGCTGCGTCCACGCGCGCCTCGGGACGACATCGACGAGTTCCTGTACGCGCTGCGCACGATGAGCCCCAAGGCGTATTGGTACACCCTGCGCGGGCTGGCGGAGGGACATGCGTGGGACGTGCTGCCGTCCGTGCGGGTGCCCACGTTCATCATCGCGGCGCGCGATGACACCCTGGTGCCGCTGCGCGAGATGATTCGCATGCGCGACGCGCTGCCCCATGCCCGGTGGCTGCAAGTGGATGACGCGGGGCATGCGGGACTGTTGGAGGCGGGCACGGAGATCTCCGACGCCGTGCGTTCCTTCCTCG
- a CDS encoding WbqC family protein, producing MPGSPGVVVAEQPHYLPWVDFYEQVARAGTLLVLDNVQWLRRGWQRRTRVALPANVPTPPPTEPGFQWLSIPLEDPHRDSLIGELAVDSRQPWARKHLSKLVTLYGQRPHFATQVLPLLEPFYDGAARESGPGSLLRVLLASTALFHEPLGLKPDIRLASSLERQGDEKSARLVEYCRQLEARTYYSGLGSSLYLQVSLFRDADVRVLWQRFRHPPYAQGREGRFVQGLSIIDVLANVPVDEVRRWLEPSPWGPFAPAPSGG from the coding sequence GTGCCGGGCAGCCCAGGAGTCGTCGTCGCCGAGCAGCCGCACTACCTCCCCTGGGTGGACTTCTACGAGCAGGTGGCGCGCGCGGGCACGCTGCTGGTGCTCGACAACGTGCAGTGGCTGAGGCGCGGCTGGCAGCGGAGGACCCGCGTCGCACTGCCCGCCAACGTGCCCACACCTCCGCCCACCGAGCCTGGCTTCCAGTGGTTGTCCATTCCCCTGGAGGACCCCCACCGCGACTCGCTCATCGGCGAGCTCGCCGTGGACTCGCGGCAGCCGTGGGCACGCAAGCACCTGAGCAAGCTGGTGACGCTGTATGGGCAGCGGCCCCATTTCGCCACCCAGGTGCTGCCCTTGCTGGAGCCCTTCTACGACGGCGCGGCGCGCGAGTCGGGCCCCGGCTCCCTGCTGCGCGTGCTGCTGGCGAGCACCGCGCTGTTCCATGAGCCCCTGGGACTGAAGCCGGACATCCGCCTGGCCTCCAGCCTGGAGCGCCAGGGCGACGAGAAGTCGGCGCGGCTGGTGGAGTACTGCCGCCAGCTGGAAGCCCGGACGTACTACTCGGGGCTGGGCTCGTCGCTGTACTTGCAGGTGAGCCTGTTCCGGGACGCGGACGTGCGCGTGTTGTGGCAGCGCTTCCGGCACCCGCCCTACGCGCAAGGACGCGAGGGGCGCTTCGTGCAGGGCCTGTCGATCATCGACGTGCTGGCCAACGTCCCGGTGGACGAGGTGCGCCGGTGGTTGGAGCCCTCGCCCTGGGGCCCCTTCGCTCCGGCGCCCTCGGGGGGCTGA